TTTTACTGTCCACCAGTAAGGATTAACCTGCAAGCTTGACTGTCCGTTTAAATCAACCACTGAACCATCTGGCAGTTGGGCAGTGAGGTGTTCGCCAGCGGTGGCGGTATAATCTATCTGGTAAAAACGCATAAAAGAGCCAATACCCAGTAAAATCGCAACAGACGCGGCAATAGCCAAGTGCTGAAAATTCAATTTTCGCACTTTTGTTTCTTTTGTGGCAGGCCTTGTAAGTTGCTCTTCCATTAAATTCCATATGCTTTCTTTTGATTGCGGATAGTCTACTTCCACCATCTCGGTTAAGCTGTTTATTTTTTCCGTATTATCTTTTTTCATCACTTCAAATTTTTCTGTTAACCATTGTAATTCAATTTTACGCGTAGCAGACTTAAGGCATTTTTCATTCGTTTTTCAACGGCTTTAATACTTATGCCTAGTTGTTCGGCAATTTCGGTTTGTTTAAACCCCTCGTGTTTATTGAGTAAAAATACCGTTCGTTGTTTTTCGCTCATTTCAGCAAGTGCTTTTTCGTAGTCGTCTTTAAGTTGTTCGTATTCCATCATTTCGTCGGGCTTAATAGCATCGTCGTTTAACTTAAATTGTACATAGCTTTTATAATTGTCGGCAATTTTATTGCGCCTGTATCTCGAAATAAAAAGTTCGGTAGCCAGCTTGTACAGCAATCCTACATTTTTTTGCGGATGGAATTCAAAATCTTTCTCCCATAATGTCATAAATGCCTCCTGCGCAATATCAGTAGCCAGTTCTTTGTCGCCCGACCGGTAATAGATGTAGTTTCTTATCCGATCAAACTGTTCGTCAAATAATCCTTTAAACTCTTCTTTGGTCAATTTTTCTTTGTTTTATCAGGTTTATATCAACTTAGTGCACCTTGCAAGCTATAGTTGTTTGCTTCTTTTTGCCTGCATAAAAAAGATGGTTTTTCCCAACTTTCATAAACATACCGAACTCAAACAATTTACCCCTACCTTTTATATAAATTTTTTTTGAATAGATAAGGATGTAATAATCGGAATTAAAAGTAGTAAAGATATAGGTGTTTAACGGGTGCGATAATACGAAAAAAGCCAGAAGAAAATGTCTTCTGGCTTTTAAAAGTAGCGGGAGCCGGACTTGAACCGACGACCTTTGGGTTATGAGCCCAACGAGCTACCAACTGCTCCATCCCGCAATATATCTTTATTTCTGTTGAAATGTCTTTGTGAACGCGGGTGCAAATATAATACCTTTTTTTAAAACTGCAACTTCTCTTCATAAAATCGCATAAAAAAAAGGACGGCAATACTTACCGTCCTTTTGGCGTATATTAATACAACCCCTCGGAATTACAGTCCGAAAGACGTTTTAATCTCATCAACAAAATCGAGTTTTTCCCAGGTAAAAAGTTCCAGTTCTTTGGTCACTTTCCCATTATAAGGCGATTCAAAAGTACGTGTTACAGTTTTTGGTTCGCGGCCCATGTGTCCGTAAGCAGCCGAATCAAGGTAAATTGGGTTGCGTAATTTTAAACGCTCTTCAATTGCTGCCGGACGAAGGTTGAAGATTGCTTTAACTTTCTGAGCGATTTCGCCATCTGTCAAATCAACGTTCGCACGGTTGTAGGTATTCACAAAAACACCAACCGGTTCGGCAACACCAATGGCATAAGCCAGTTGAACCAAAATTTCGTCGGCAACACCGGCAGCTACCAAATTTTTGGCAATATGGCGCGATGCATAAGCTGCCGAGCGGTCAACTTTTGAGGGGTCTTTACCCGAAAAAGCTCCACCACCGTGTGCGCCGCGGCCACCATAGGTGTCTACAATAATTTTACGTCCGGTTAAGCCGGTATCGCCATGTGGGCCACCTATAACAAATTTTCCTGTTGGGTTAACGTGGTAAATAATATCGTTACCAAACAAAGCCTGAACATTTGCTGATAGCTTTGCTTTTACGCGCGGAATCAGAATATTAATTACATCCTCCTTAATTTTTGCCAACATTGGCTCGTCGGCATCAAACTCGTCGTGTTGGGTTGAAACAACAATGGTGTGCACCTTTACGGGTTCGTTGGCAGCGTTGTATTCAACAGTAACCTGCGATTTTGAATCAGGACGCAAGTACGTCATTTCTTTTCCTTCACGTCGAATGTCGGCCAGTTCCTGCAATATTTTATGCGATAAATCGAGTGTTAACGGCATAAAATTCTCGGTATCTTTACAGGCATATCCAAACATCATTCCCTGGTCGCCGGCGCCTTGCTCGGTTTTTTCCTCGCGGTCAACTCCACGGTTAATATCGTCGCTTTGTTCGTGTATGGCGGTTAATACCCCGCACGAATCGCCGTCAAAACGATAAGCAGCTTTGGTATAGCCAATTTTATTAATAACGTTTCGGGTTATTTCCTGCACATCAACATAAGCCTGCGATTTTACTTCTCCTGCAACAACTACCTGCCCGGTGGTAACCAGGGTTTCAATAGCCACTTTCGAGTTGGCGTCAAAAGCCAGTATCTGATCCAGCAGGGCATCCGAAATCTGGTCGGCTACCTTATCGGGGTGGCCTTCTGAAACCGATTCACTTGTAAATAAATAATTCATCCCATTAAAATTTTTAGCAGAACAATGCATTTGCCCGGCAAATAAATTGCTCTAAATCAATATTAAATTTTTAGCTGCGGGATATGGATTGAATAGAAAAAAAAGCACGATTGCTTTAGCATTTTTTTCATGTGGTTGCAATCAATCTCAAATCTTTCCACGTAGCGCGGGCAAATGTAATAGGTTTATTTTGAATAAAAAAGAACTTGTTTAAAATAGTTCTTAATAAGAAAGCGGAAGTTGATTTTAGCCCATTAAAATAAAGTCTTTTCCTTCGCAGTAGTTTTGATGCAGAAGAAACTCTTTGATTTTTTCGCCGGCTCCTGTATTACTTACCATCGATACAATAAAAAACTTACCGGGTTGAGGGAGGTCTTTGTAGAAAATGGCATCGGGTTTTGTTTTTTTTATATCGATATAACCCGCAATATTAAGCCCGTGTTTTACAAGGTTAGCACTTCGCTGGCGGGTTTTTCGCCCGGCTCCCCAAATCCATATGTTGGGGTGAAACTGATTGTGTTGCTCTGACCATTTTTTAAAATAGAAGGCTTTGGTTTGAAAAAAAGCTTCGGTGGAATAACGCTTATCGGTTCGGGTAAGCCGGGTGGAGTAGTCGTGCCACTCCAGCTGTTTTTCGGTTAGTTTTGCCATTTTGATACCCTTGCTCAGGTAGCGCAGTTGCATTTCATAATCTTCCGGGAAATTGCCATCGCGGCAGCCCCCATATTTTTCAAATAATTCGCGTCGAAAAAAGATGGTCGGGTTAATTACCGGAATCTCAATAAACTGTTTCAACGCAATTTCTTCAGACGTGTGAAACGAGTTTGCCCAATCTACAAATCGCCGGAAGCCTTTATTTTCTGATATGTGGGGAACATATTCAACTTCGCTGCCGATAAAATCAATAGTGGGATTTGCTTTTAGGTAATTGTATTGTTTTTCCAGTTTTTTTGGGCAAGCCACATCGTCGGCATCCATGCGGGCAATAAATCGGCCGTGGGCATTTTTAAGTCCGCAGTTCATGGCATTGGCTACACCAGCTTTACTTTCGTTTAAAATATGAATGCGCCGATCGGCTTTGGAGAGTGTTTGGGCAATTTGCAGACTTGCATCGGTGGAGTTATTATTGATCAGCAGTAATTCAAAATCCCGAAAAGTTTGATCCAAAATGCTCTTTGTCGCTGCTTTTAATGTTTTTTCAGCATTAAAAAAGGGGAGTACAACTGAAAGCTCAGGTTTTGTCTCACTACTCATTACTAAAATTCTCAGGTCTGATTACGGGTAAGTTGGTGGAAAACGCTCTCGAGGTTTTGCTGTTTTTCAAAAAGGGTAAGTAGCGTGAGTTTGTTTTCAACGGCAAAATGAAATATAGCTTGTCGGATATCTGCATCATTCTCCGCTTCAATTTCCCAACAAGCATCAACCTGGGTTACCCTGTTTGTTCCATTAATTGTTAAAAGTTGGTCTTTAGAAACTGTTTCTTTAAAACCGGCAATAACTACCTGGTTTTGCAACATGCTTCCGGCTTTTATCTCCGAAATGTCGCCGTCGGCAACAATTTTGCCTTTGTTAATTATTATTACCCGGTTGCAAACCGCCTCCACCTCCTGCATAATATGCGACGAAAGAATTACCGTTTTTTCCTTGCTGATTTCTCGTATTAGTGTGCGTATTTCTTCCAGCTGGTTCGGATCGAGGCCAGTTGTGGGTTCATCTAAAATTAAAATCGAAGGATCGTGAATCAGAGCCTGAGCCAGGCCAACCCTTTGCCGATAACCTTTTGATAGTGCCCGAATTTTTTTATGCTGTTCAATGCCAAGTCCGGTTAACTCAATCATCTCGGCAATACGCTGCCTGGTATTGTTTAGGCGGTAAAATCCGGCTGTAATTTCCAGAAACTCCTTTACGTAAAGATCAGTGTATAAAGGATTGTGCTCGGGCAGGTAGCCAATCTGACGTTTATAGTCGAGGCTTTGCGCCGATACTGTTTCCCCGTTAATTAAAATATTGCCGTGGTCTTGCGGCAAATATCCGGTTATAATTTTCATCGTGGTAGATTTTCCGGCACCATTAGGACCTAAAAAACCCACCAGTTCGCCTTTGTTAACAGTAAAGCTTACCGAGTCGAGTGCTTTCTGCTTCCCAAACAATTTCGTAATATTCCGTGTTTCAACAATCATAGTAAAGAATGCAAAACAAAAATAGACTATTCTTTTTATTTTAGCCGCATTACTTTAAATTTGCATTTCAGCTTAACAGATTATTTGATGAAGGATCGTAATTTCAATTATATTAAAGATTTAACCCGCTACCAACGACAAGAAACCACCGAGGTGAACATAGGAGGTGTTCCGGTTGGCAGTAAGCATCCAATCCGAATTCAAACAATGACCGATACCAACTCAACGGATACAGAGGCTACCGTAGAGCAAGTGATACGCGTGGTAAAGGCTGGTGCCGACTACGTTAGGGTTACGGTAAAAGGCATGTCAGATGCAGAAAATCTGAAAAATATTAAAAAGGAATTGGTTGAGCGCGGATACAATACACCGCTGATTGCCGATATTCATTTTAATCCAAAATTGGCAGAAGTTGCTGCTCAGTATGTTTCAAAGGTGCGGATTAATCCAGGTAACTTTTACGACAAACGTGCGCAGTTTAAAAACAAAATATACACCGACGAAGAATACAAGCGTGAACTGGTAGTTATTGAAAAACAGTTTGTTCCGTTTGTAAAAATGCTGAAAGAAACAAAAACAGCCCTTCGTATCGGCGCTAATCATGGTTCCCTTTCTGATAGGGTAATGAGCCGCTATGGCGATACGCCGGCAGGAATAGCCGAATCGGTGATGGAATTTTTGCGAATTTGCAAAAAAGAAGATTTTAACAATGTGGTTGTTTCCATAAAGTCGAGCAACACACGGGTAATGGTATACACCGTTCGTTTGTTAAACTTTAAAATGCGTCTTGAAGACATGAAATTCCCGGTTCATTTAGGTGTTACCGAAGCCGGAGAAGGCGAAGACGGACGCATTAAATCGGCTGTTGGAGTGGGAGCCTTGCTTGGTGATGGTATTGGCGATACAATTCGTATTTCGTTAACCGAGCGTCCAATAAATGAAATTCCCGTAGCACTTAAACTGGTAAATCATTTTAAAGGGTACCAAAATCACGAGCCCATTTCGGCTCCTATGATTGCACAAACCAATCCGTTTGAATACGAACGACGCGATACACGCCCGGTGCTAAATATGGGAGGCAAGGAATTGCCTGTGGTAATTGCCGACCTGGGCGACAGAAGCCTCCGCGAAATGATACCAATTCGTGGGAAATTAATTCCCGACTATTTTCTGTCAGGAAATAAAATATTGAATATCGAAGGCGAAGAATACCCGGTTATTACCCTCGAGGAGTACCTTTTTGAAAGTACCCGTTGGGGGCGAATGAAGTTTATCCGTACAAACAAAGCAGAGTTTGACCGCTTTATGGATATGCACCCCGAGATTATAATGAAACTGAAACAGACACGAAAAACCGTACTGATTCTGGAGAGTTATAATGCCAACCCAATGGCAGAATTGCGTGCTTTCTTTATGTCGCTTGAAACACATATCTGGAAAGTACCGGTTATTCTTTACCGCCGTTACGATAAAAGTCGACTCGAGGATCTGCAGATTGCTGCCAGTGCCGATCTTGGCGGCTTGCTGATTGACGGTTATGGCGACGGAGTATGCTTATCAAACGACAATGAAAACATTACGTTTACCGAATTAAAAGACCTTAGTTTTGCCGTTCTTCAGGCTAGCAGGATGCGCGTTACCAAAACCGAATTTATTTCGTGCCCGGGTTGTGGACGAACACTTTTTGATTTGCACGAAACCACGCGCGCCGTTAAAGCACACTTCAAACACCTCGACCATTTAAAAATTGGAATTATGGGCTGCGTAGTAAATGGCCCGGGCGAAATGGGCGACGTTGACTATGGTTTTGTTGGTGCCGGCAATAACAAAGTAAACCTTTACAAAGGATTAAAACCCGTTAAACGTCATATTTCCTACGAAAATGCCGTGGAAGAACTTGAGCAGCTTATTCGTGAAAACGGCGACTGGAAAGATCCGGAAGATTAATTCAAATAAAATAAATACGATAGAAAATCCGACCAGTCTTAAGGTCGGATTTTTTTTATGCTTGGTAAAAACACGGTTCAGAGTAACAATTGATGTAACGATTTGTATATTCCTGCTCAATAGCCATTGGCTGTTGTGCGCGATAGCATATTGGCGATAGTGACTATTGGCTTTGGAATCATTTGGTATTTTTTATCTTTGAAAATGAACTCGAAAAATTAAATGAAATGGCAAGAACGTATTGGAAACCCGGAACTATTATTTATCCTTTACCAGCAGTAATGGTAAGCTGTGGTGAAAATCCTGAAGAATATAATATTATAACCATAGCCTGGACAGGTACGATAAATAGCGACCCTCCAATGTGTTACATATCGGTTAGGCCTGGACGACATTCGTACGACATAATAAAGCGAACCGGAGAATATGTGATTAACCTTACTACCGAAAAGTTAGCCAGGGCAACCGATTGGTGTGGATGTCGATCGGGACGAAAATACAACAAGTGGAAGGAAATGAACCTCACTCCGGCACCGGCAAAACTGGTAAAAGCACCAATAATCGAGGAGTCGCCCGTAAATATTGAGTGCCGGGTTAAAGATATTGTTGAGCTCGGTACGCATCACATGTTTGTGTCAGATGTGGTAAGTGTTTCGGTTGATGATAATTATATGAATGAAGAACAGGCTTTTAGTTTTTCAAAGGCTAACCCGTTGGTTTACAGTCATGGTCATTATTTTGGCATGGGCAAAAAAGTAGGCAAGTTTGGCTGGTCGGTCGAAAAAAAGAAAAAATCAGGGAAAAAATAAGAAGGCTTTACTGATTTTTCAAGAAGTATTGTTGTTTGCGATTAATCCACTTGAAATCTTTATGGTTTAGAAAATGTTGAAGACTAAGGTTTTCCAGCTGTTTTCATGCAGTTTGCTTATGAAATAAATCATTCTTTTTAAACAATAAGCACTCTTCTTTTGTAATCTTTTTGATTTTCTGAAGACTATTCAGAGTAATATAAAATTGTGATAAAATGAAGAGTATTTACTTTGTAGCATTAATCTTATTTATGAGTGTAGGAATGGCAGTAGCACAAACAAATCCGCTTTTGGGCGAATTTAATACGCCGCACAATGCGGCACCTTTCGATAAAATTGAAAACGATCATTTTTTGCCGGCTTTTGAAGAAGGCATTAAACAAGGAAAAGCTGATGTTGAAAAGATAAAAAACAACACCGATGCACCAACATTTGAAAATACCGTTGTTGCTTTAGATCAGGTTGCTCGTTTACTGGGGCGTACATCGGGTATCTTTTTTAACCTTTTAAGTTCTGAAACCAACGACGAATTGCAGGAAATTGCGCAAAGGGTGTCGCCAATGCTTACTGCTTTTCAAAACGATATTTCTTTAGATCCGGTTCTTTTTGAACGCGTAAAAGCGGTTTACGATAAAAAGGCGGAACTGAACTTAACACCCGAGCAGGAAACCTTGCTCGAAAACAGCTACATTGGTTTTGTTCGCCGGGGGGCCAACTTATCGGATAGCGATAAAGAAAAATTTCGTGCCTTCAGCACCGAGCTATCAAAACTAAGTCTGGATTTTGGCGAGAATGTATTAAAAGAAACCAATGGCTACGAATTGTATATTGCCGATAAAAGTAAGCTCGCCGGATTGCCCGAAGGAGCGCTGGAAGCTGCAGCCGGAAAGGCAAAAGCCAAAGAATTGGAAGGCTGGGTTTTTGACATCTCGATGCCAAGCTACCTGCCTTTTATGAAATATGCTGATAATCGTGATTTGCGGAAAGAACTTTACCTGGCCTACGGATCGAAATCGTTTAAAAATAACGAGCTCGACAACCAGGAAAAAGTAAAACGAATTGTGGAACTGCGACTCGAAACAGCAAAATTGCTGGGCTATAAAAACTATGCCGACTATGTGTTGGAACGCCGAATGGCAACCAATGCCGACGGAGTTTATGGTTTGCTTAACGATTTGTACGAGGCATCGCATAAAGTGGCGCTAAAAGAGAAAGCAGAGATTTTGGAGTATGCCCGGAAAAACGGATTTGAGGATGATTTGATGCCTTGGGACTGGAGCTATTACAGCGAAAAACTAAAGGTTGAAAAATTTGATTTAAACGACGAGATGCTTAAGCCTTATTTTGAATTAAGCCATGTTGTTGATGGTGTTTTTGGACTGGCAACCGATTTGTTTGGCATTACTTTTAAAGAAAACAAAAATATCCCGGTATACAACGACGAGGTTACAGCCTACGAAGTTTTTGATGCCGATGGTACTTTCCTTTCGGTATTTTACACCGATTTTCATCCACGCTCGGGCAAACGAGGTGGTGCCTGGATGAATGATTTTAAAGGACAATGGATGGAAAATGGTGTTGATTCGCGCCCGCACGTAACCATTGTAATGAATTTTACCCGCCCAACAGAAACCAAACCAGCCTTGCTTACCTTTAACGAGGTAGAGACTTTTATGCACGAGTTTGGCCATGCGCTGCACGGAATGCTGGCAAAGTCAACCTATTCAAGTTTGTCGGGTACCAATGTGTACCGCGATTTTGTTGAGCTGCCTTCGCAAATAATGGAAAACTGGGCGGTGGAAAAAGAATTTCTGGATCGTTTTGCCAAACATTACGAAACCGGTGAGCCAATTCCGGCCGAATTGGTTCAGAAAATTATTGCTTCCCAAAACTACCTGGCCGGTTACCTATCAGTTCGCCAGTTGAGCTTTGGTTATTTGGATATGGCCTGGCATACACTCGAATCGGCTTACGAAGGGAAAGTGAAAGATTTTGAAGAAAACGCATGGAAGAAAACTCAGATCTTCCCGGCAATCGACGGTGTTTGTATGAGTACTCAATTCGGGCACTTGTTTGCCGGTGGTTATGCTGCAGGGTATTACGGTTACAAGTGGGCCGAGGTGCTTGATGCCGATGCATTTAGCGTGTTTAAAGAAAAAGGATTGTTTAATAAAGAAGTGGCTGCTTCTTTCCGTAAAAATATCCTTGAAAAAGGAGGCACTGAGCACCCAATGATTTTGTACAAACGTTTCCGCGGACAAGAACCATCTGTTGATGCCCTGTTAAAACGAAGCGGTTTGGTTAATGGAGATGAGACAGCAGGCTTATAAAGATTGAAGGAAAATACTTTTGAAAATGGCATCTCGATTTGAGGTGTCATTTTTTTTTGGATATATTTTTGAGCCGCTATTAAGAACATTGGTGTCCAGCAGCAGATTGTTGGTATTATGAAGGTCTGAAATTTATATCTTTAAGCATATAATTAACCAATACAAACAATGATCGACATACTAAGAAACCGACGCAGCATCAGAAAATACACGCATCAAAAAGTAGAACCCGAAAAAATAGAATTACTTAAGGAAGCTGCCTTACGTTCGCCGTCATCAAAAAATATTAATCCCTGGGAGTTTGTTTTTGTTGACAATATAGAACTGATTGAGCAGCTGAAAAATTGTAAGCCTCATGGTGTTGCACCGCTTTTAACTGCACCGCTCGCCATTGTAGTTTGCGCCGACGAAACCCTTAATGATGTGTGGGTGGAAGATTGTTCTATCGCCTCTATTCTGCTACAGTTAACAGCACAGTCGCTGGGTTTGGGAAGCTGCTGGATACAAATTCGAAAACGTATGCATGATGAAACGGTCTCTTCAGAAAAATACATTCAGGATTTGCTGAATATTCCGGAGAATATAAAAGTACTAAGCATAGTAACTGTTGGTTACCCTGAAAAGCTGCGCGATGGCAAACCATTTGAGGAGCTGCAGTTGGAAAAAATCAGGTTGAATAATTTTGAGAGGTAAGCAAAAAGAGCCGACCCTTGTTTGAAAAAGAATCGGCACTTTGCATTGAGTTTAACTAAGCGCTAGAAGAAATCATTGAAATCTTCGGGCGAATTATTTTTTTGTTCCTGCTCGTCGCAATCAAGGTTGATGTTAAAGTCGAGTGGTTTTTTAAATTGCATTTCTTCTTCGTTGTAGCCGATTGTTTTATCGGCCAGCACTTGTTTGTAAAAATAGCCCCAAATGGGCAGTGCCATATTGGCTCCCTGGCCCGATGAAATGGTTTTAAAATGGATGCTTCGCAGGTCGGCACCGGTCCATACTCCGGCAGTAAGCCTTGGAGTTGTGCCAATAAACCAGCCGTCCGAGTGGTTCTGGGTGGTTCCTGTTTTTCCGGCAATGGGCATCGAAAATTCTCCGTACTCTTTTGTAACCCGCTCTCTCCATAGGTTAGAGCCGCGCAAGCGAATACCTGTTCCTTCGTTAATAACACCCTCAAGCAGGTTTAGCATGAGGTAGGCTGTTTGTTCATCGATAGCCTCGTGGCGTTCGGGCACAAACCGGGCAATTACATTGCCGTGCCGATCTTCAATTTTTGTTACAAAGTAAGGTTTTATAAACACCCCGAGGTTGGCAAAAGTGTTAAATGCGCCAACCATTTCGTACAAGGTAACATC
Above is a genomic segment from uncultured Draconibacterium sp. containing:
- the ispG gene encoding (E)-4-hydroxy-3-methylbut-2-enyl-diphosphate synthase; its protein translation is MKDRNFNYIKDLTRYQRQETTEVNIGGVPVGSKHPIRIQTMTDTNSTDTEATVEQVIRVVKAGADYVRVTVKGMSDAENLKNIKKELVERGYNTPLIADIHFNPKLAEVAAQYVSKVRINPGNFYDKRAQFKNKIYTDEEYKRELVVIEKQFVPFVKMLKETKTALRIGANHGSLSDRVMSRYGDTPAGIAESVMEFLRICKKEDFNNVVVSIKSSNTRVMVYTVRLLNFKMRLEDMKFPVHLGVTEAGEGEDGRIKSAVGVGALLGDGIGDTIRISLTERPINEIPVALKLVNHFKGYQNHEPISAPMIAQTNPFEYERRDTRPVLNMGGKELPVVIADLGDRSLREMIPIRGKLIPDYFLSGNKILNIEGEEYPVITLEEYLFESTRWGRMKFIRTNKAEFDRFMDMHPEIIMKLKQTRKTVLILESYNANPMAELRAFFMSLETHIWKVPVILYRRYDKSRLEDLQIAASADLGGLLIDGYGDGVCLSNDNENITFTELKDLSFAVLQASRMRVTKTEFISCPGCGRTLFDLHETTRAVKAHFKHLDHLKIGIMGCVVNGPGEMGDVDYGFVGAGNNKVNLYKGLKPVKRHISYENAVEELEQLIRENGDWKDPED
- a CDS encoding glycosyltransferase family 2 protein; this translates as MSSETKPELSVVLPFFNAEKTLKAATKSILDQTFRDFELLLINNNSTDASLQIAQTLSKADRRIHILNESKAGVANAMNCGLKNAHGRFIARMDADDVACPKKLEKQYNYLKANPTIDFIGSEVEYVPHISENKGFRRFVDWANSFHTSEEIALKQFIEIPVINPTIFFRRELFEKYGGCRDGNFPEDYEMQLRYLSKGIKMAKLTEKQLEWHDYSTRLTRTDKRYSTEAFFQTKAFYFKKWSEQHNQFHPNIWIWGAGRKTRQRSANLVKHGLNIAGYIDIKKTKPDAIFYKDLPQPGKFFIVSMVSNTGAGEKIKEFLLHQNYCEGKDFILMG
- a CDS encoding M3 family metallopeptidase; its protein translation is MKSIYFVALILFMSVGMAVAQTNPLLGEFNTPHNAAPFDKIENDHFLPAFEEGIKQGKADVEKIKNNTDAPTFENTVVALDQVARLLGRTSGIFFNLLSSETNDELQEIAQRVSPMLTAFQNDISLDPVLFERVKAVYDKKAELNLTPEQETLLENSYIGFVRRGANLSDSDKEKFRAFSTELSKLSLDFGENVLKETNGYELYIADKSKLAGLPEGALEAAAGKAKAKELEGWVFDISMPSYLPFMKYADNRDLRKELYLAYGSKSFKNNELDNQEKVKRIVELRLETAKLLGYKNYADYVLERRMATNADGVYGLLNDLYEASHKVALKEKAEILEYARKNGFEDDLMPWDWSYYSEKLKVEKFDLNDEMLKPYFELSHVVDGVFGLATDLFGITFKENKNIPVYNDEVTAYEVFDADGTFLSVFYTDFHPRSGKRGGAWMNDFKGQWMENGVDSRPHVTIVMNFTRPTETKPALLTFNEVETFMHEFGHALHGMLAKSTYSSLSGTNVYRDFVELPSQIMENWAVEKEFLDRFAKHYETGEPIPAELVQKIIASQNYLAGYLSVRQLSFGYLDMAWHTLESAYEGKVKDFEENAWKKTQIFPAIDGVCMSTQFGHLFAGGYAAGYYGYKWAEVLDADAFSVFKEKGLFNKEVAASFRKNILEKGGTEHPMILYKRFRGQEPSVDALLKRSGLVNGDETAGL
- a CDS encoding sigma-70 family RNA polymerase sigma factor, which encodes MTKEEFKGLFDEQFDRIRNYIYYRSGDKELATDIAQEAFMTLWEKDFEFHPQKNVGLLYKLATELFISRYRRNKIADNYKSYVQFKLNDDAIKPDEMMEYEQLKDDYEKALAEMSEKQRTVFLLNKHEGFKQTEIAEQLGISIKAVEKRMKNALSLLRVKLNYNG
- a CDS encoding nitroreductase family protein — encoded protein: MIDILRNRRSIRKYTHQKVEPEKIELLKEAALRSPSSKNINPWEFVFVDNIELIEQLKNCKPHGVAPLLTAPLAIVVCADETLNDVWVEDCSIASILLQLTAQSLGLGSCWIQIRKRMHDETVSSEKYIQDLLNIPENIKVLSIVTVGYPEKLRDGKPFEELQLEKIRLNNFER
- a CDS encoding flavin reductase family protein is translated as MARTYWKPGTIIYPLPAVMVSCGENPEEYNIITIAWTGTINSDPPMCYISVRPGRHSYDIIKRTGEYVINLTTEKLARATDWCGCRSGRKYNKWKEMNLTPAPAKLVKAPIIEESPVNIECRVKDIVELGTHHMFVSDVVSVSVDDNYMNEEQAFSFSKANPLVYSHGHYFGMGKKVGKFGWSVEKKKKSGKK
- the gldA gene encoding gliding motility-associated ABC transporter ATP-binding subunit GldA, encoding MIVETRNITKLFGKQKALDSVSFTVNKGELVGFLGPNGAGKSTTMKIITGYLPQDHGNILINGETVSAQSLDYKRQIGYLPEHNPLYTDLYVKEFLEITAGFYRLNNTRQRIAEMIELTGLGIEQHKKIRALSKGYRQRVGLAQALIHDPSILILDEPTTGLDPNQLEEIRTLIREISKEKTVILSSHIMQEVEAVCNRVIIINKGKIVADGDISEIKAGSMLQNQVVIAGFKETVSKDQLLTINGTNRVTQVDACWEIEAENDADIRQAIFHFAVENKLTLLTLFEKQQNLESVFHQLTRNQT
- the metK gene encoding methionine adenosyltransferase, whose amino-acid sequence is MNYLFTSESVSEGHPDKVADQISDALLDQILAFDANSKVAIETLVTTGQVVVAGEVKSQAYVDVQEITRNVINKIGYTKAAYRFDGDSCGVLTAIHEQSDDINRGVDREEKTEQGAGDQGMMFGYACKDTENFMPLTLDLSHKILQELADIRREGKEMTYLRPDSKSQVTVEYNAANEPVKVHTIVVSTQHDEFDADEPMLAKIKEDVINILIPRVKAKLSANVQALFGNDIIYHVNPTGKFVIGGPHGDTGLTGRKIIVDTYGGRGAHGGGAFSGKDPSKVDRSAAYASRHIAKNLVAAGVADEILVQLAYAIGVAEPVGVFVNTYNRANVDLTDGEIAQKVKAIFNLRPAAIEERLKLRNPIYLDSAAYGHMGREPKTVTRTFESPYNGKVTKELELFTWEKLDFVDEIKTSFGL